Proteins encoded by one window of Bacteroidia bacterium:
- a CDS encoding ATP-binding cassette domain-containing protein gives MNDNTLIKIDKLICSYSLEPSDKVLSIDHLEIEKGEIIFLLGSSGSGKSTLLETLGLMNNTIASGHILWNDTQSQYDFAELWQKGHQEKINDLRKEKLSFIFQNTNLMDNFTAYENICLSQMIKGGEKKSQIIENAKKLMNQIGLPSSVVNYNTVAVNLSGGQRQRVSFVRALNNQFSVLLCDEPTGNLDEVNASELMLMIKQNIGTNRTAIIVSHDVNLALRFADRIVLLTQNAGGYGEILKEHIYDSNHWLTMTASDQQKFKNSLISKFVSEKKSGQEVKESINPDKYDSYRQLFLKKESVVLYGARNINWLFLVSILVLTFIAVGFSNGALEYLNKKRNDAFINWLAVMIPASKGESERVQEFVTSLNEKTVKQKYNIKSVTSYKEFTLPIYAFDKSNNAPTDEVKYIKGRLLMDDIDGHPDPIKTDIFGSKNFLQGNKDFKSQEDIGIVVTKQLLNYLNYPENTCVIYIDNNEQDLDINPNKKFKAPVPIRAIIQDLPNKNKFISTETFYKAYIAPTDNRFDFSGDNRKKILYFVEGDNKLVEQAKIQIEKILTEKERNDISISIDTCEYFYQSGYLLSVELNELPENYTITDSLDSKIKSISFFKENKTQITRILDYALFNSEGKIYKYDYLSINFGSLDHVEDFANYFSSELNSGDEGEQSNVIELDTAKVKDKKNFLYLMNITLIITFLLIVFAVLSISLFISNLLRNHLNKIKMNLGTYKAFGLSNKEATKIYLTIMLRFIFSGIFSALLLSWILGIIINSFFKARFNLEELTNYFILIDISTGLLLLFIIAITVLVSYFNINKTLSKTPGDLIYNR, from the coding sequence ATGAACGATAACACGCTAATAAAAATTGATAAACTGATTTGCAGCTATTCACTTGAACCAAGTGATAAAGTGTTATCCATTGACCATTTAGAAATTGAAAAAGGGGAAATTATTTTTTTACTTGGTTCTAGCGGCAGCGGAAAAAGCACCTTGCTTGAAACATTGGGACTAATGAATAATACTATCGCTTCAGGGCATATCTTGTGGAATGACACCCAATCCCAATATGACTTCGCTGAGCTTTGGCAAAAAGGGCATCAAGAAAAAATTAATGATTTAAGAAAAGAAAAGCTGAGTTTTATTTTTCAGAACACAAATCTGATGGATAACTTCACAGCTTATGAAAACATCTGCCTATCACAAATGATTAAAGGCGGTGAGAAAAAGAGTCAGATTATCGAGAATGCAAAAAAATTAATGAATCAGATAGGCCTACCTTCATCAGTAGTAAACTATAATACTGTTGCTGTTAATCTATCCGGTGGACAACGTCAGCGTGTATCTTTTGTAAGGGCATTAAATAATCAATTCAGTGTATTACTTTGCGATGAGCCTACTGGCAATCTTGATGAAGTTAACGCCAGTGAGTTGATGCTAATGATAAAACAGAATATAGGCACGAACCGAACTGCAATTATTGTTTCACATGATGTAAACCTTGCTTTACGCTTTGCCGATAGAATTGTCCTATTAACCCAAAATGCTGGCGGATATGGCGAAATTTTAAAAGAACATATTTATGATAGCAATCATTGGTTAACAATGACAGCTTCTGACCAACAAAAATTTAAAAACTCACTGATCTCAAAATTTGTCTCTGAGAAAAAATCGGGGCAAGAAGTAAAAGAAAGTATTAATCCCGACAAATATGATAGCTATCGTCAATTATTTCTTAAGAAAGAGTCAGTTGTATTATACGGTGCACGAAATATAAACTGGCTCTTCTTAGTATCCATTCTTGTTCTAACATTCATAGCAGTTGGCTTTTCAAATGGTGCCTTAGAATATTTGAATAAAAAACGCAATGATGCTTTTATCAATTGGTTGGCGGTGATGATACCTGCTTCTAAGGGAGAATCTGAAAGAGTACAAGAGTTTGTAACAAGTTTAAATGAAAAAACGGTAAAACAAAAGTATAATATTAAAAGTGTTACTTCCTACAAGGAATTCACACTTCCAATATACGCGTTTGATAAATCCAATAATGCTCCCACTGATGAAGTAAAATATATCAAAGGCCGACTTTTAATGGATGACATAGATGGGCATCCTGACCCAATAAAAACAGACATATTTGGAAGTAAAAACTTTCTTCAAGGAAACAAAGACTTTAAAAGTCAAGAAGACATAGGCATTGTAGTTACTAAACAATTATTAAATTATTTAAATTACCCTGAGAATACTTGTGTGATTTATATTGATAATAATGAGCAAGATTTGGATATTAATCCAAATAAGAAATTTAAAGCTCCTGTTCCTATACGAGCCATAATTCAAGATCTTCCAAACAAAAATAAATTTATCAGCACTGAAACCTTTTACAAAGCCTATATTGCACCAACTGATAATAGATTTGATTTTTCTGGTGATAATCGTAAAAAAATCTTGTACTTTGTTGAAGGTGATAATAAGTTGGTAGAACAGGCTAAAATTCAAATTGAAAAAATATTAACTGAAAAAGAAAGAAATGATATTTCAATATCTATCGACACTTGTGAATATTTTTATCAATCTGGTTATCTCCTATCTGTTGAACTAAATGAATTGCCAGAAAATTACACCATCACAGACTCTTTAGATTCTAAAATCAAATCTATTTCATTTTTCAAAGAAAACAAAACTCAAATCACACGAATATTAGATTATGCTCTATTTAATAGTGAAGGTAAAATTTACAAGTATGACTATTTGAGTATTAATTTTGGCAGTCTTGACCATGTTGAAGACTTTGCAAATTATTTTAGTAGTGAACTAAATAGTGGAGATGAAGGCGAGCAATCAAATGTTATTGAATTAGACACTGCTAAAGTCAAAGACAAAAAAAATTTTTTATATTTAATGAATATTACCTTGATCATTACTTTTTTATTAATTGTTTTTGCAGTTTTATCCATTAGCCTATTTATATCAAATCTACTTCGCAATCATCTGAATAAAATTAAAATGAATTTGGGAACTTATAAAGCCTTTGGACTTTCAAATAAAGAAGCAACCAAAATTTATCTTACCATAATGCTACGATTTATTTTTTCTGGAATCTTCAGTGCACTATTACTTTCCTGGATTTTAGGTATAATCATAAACTCCTTTTTTAAAGCTCGATTTAACCTTGAAGAACTTACCAATTATTTTATACTTATAGATATCTCAACTGGTCTTTTACTTTTATTTATAATTGCAATAACTGTTTTAGTATCCTATTTCAATATCAATAAAACATTATCTAAAACTCCTGGCGATTTAATCTATAATCGCTGA
- the tssD gene encoding type VI secretion system tube protein TssD → MAFEATLTIEDKTFRVFSFKYYANRDVDKFGRPTSELYGNVMEFMVEHSPNCILLHQWASTNYAVKSGKITFMQRNSFQKLTELRFEEAHVVKIHVSFQSEGEIPMTENFIICAKKYEYESQGVMTSYDMSWPEGA, encoded by the coding sequence ATGGCATTTGAAGCGACCCTAACGATTGAAGATAAAACTTTTCGGGTTTTTTCTTTTAAATATTATGCTAATCGTGATGTTGATAAATTTGGACGCCCTACGTCCGAACTATATGGCAACGTAATGGAGTTTATGGTTGAACATTCTCCTAATTGCATTTTATTGCACCAATGGGCAAGCACAAACTATGCAGTAAAAAGCGGTAAAATAACCTTTATGCAACGAAATAGTTTTCAAAAGCTTACAGAATTAAGGTTTGAAGAAGCACATGTGGTTAAAATCCATGTTAGCTTTCAAAGTGAGGGTGAAATTCCTATGACTGAAAACTTTATCATTTGTGCTAAAAAATATGAATATGAATCACAAGGTGTGATGACAAGTTATGACATGAGTTGGCCCGAAGGTGCATAA
- the tssD gene encoding type VI secretion system tube protein TssD: MSFKAEFEVNGKKYRVLHCSYTMSQDTDATGRPSSGVRAGTLQLEVESTGDTALAEWAFDAFKEQDGKVTFFQRNSDQKMKELSFKNGYIVNYSEAFTNQGENPMNEHFVITSKEIKMGNAEHKNDWPV, from the coding sequence ATGTCATTCAAAGCAGAATTCGAAGTAAACGGAAAAAAGTACAGAGTACTACATTGTTCTTACACCATGTCTCAGGATACTGACGCAACCGGTCGTCCATCTTCTGGCGTGCGTGCAGGCACATTACAACTTGAAGTAGAATCAACAGGCGATACTGCCCTGGCTGAGTGGGCATTTGATGCCTTTAAAGAGCAGGACGGAAAAGTTACTTTCTTCCAACGCAACAGCGACCAAAAAATGAAAGAACTCTCTTTCAAAAACGGGTACATTGTAAACTACTCAGAGGCGTTTACCAACCAAGGCGAAAACCCAATGAACGAACACTTTGTCATTACATCTAAAGAAATTAAAATGGGTAATGCCGAACATAAAAACGATTGGCCGGTATAA
- a CDS encoding sigma-70 family RNA polymerase sigma factor has product MFRDPLNRHNDKVFDKNDINYKAIYTSCFPIVRSMVLKNSGSLDDAKDVFQEALIVLFQQSELDTFKLNVSNCTYLYSVARNKWLKMLKRKFNHSSLDEDEIIKDTVALADDDEFKQKQRMLVKYISSMGDRCQQIISLYFEGVSGEVIANKLQFSSYDYYRVAKNRCIENLKKRIQEDPLFKELIQIK; this is encoded by the coding sequence ATGTTTAGAGACCCTCTCAACAGACATAATGATAAAGTTTTTGATAAAAATGATATCAATTATAAAGCGATTTACACGTCTTGTTTTCCTATAGTCAGAAGTATGGTTTTGAAAAACTCTGGATCACTCGATGATGCAAAGGATGTATTTCAAGAAGCTTTAATAGTTTTATTCCAGCAGTCGGAATTAGACACATTTAAATTGAATGTTTCTAATTGCACCTATTTGTATAGTGTTGCTCGAAATAAATGGCTTAAAATGTTAAAGCGCAAGTTTAACCATTCTTCGTTAGATGAAGATGAAATAATAAAGGATACAGTAGCATTGGCTGATGATGATGAGTTTAAGCAAAAGCAACGTATGTTAGTTAAATATATTTCTTCCATGGGCGATCGGTGTCAGCAAATAATATCTTTGTATTTTGAAGGTGTTTCTGGTGAAGTAATCGCAAACAAGTTACAGTTTTCTTCTTATGACTATTATAGGGTTGCAAAAAACAGATGTATAGAGAATCTTAAGAAAAGGATTCAAGAAGATCCATTATTTAAAGAATTAATTCAGATAAAATGA
- a CDS encoding DUF5458 family protein — MAEQDQAASQAEGFKEREQVRFDNASQTLEQSSNALAKFGGFDLLEAVVDGAQNLNPEKKARKKIFLTESGKKVERESLKKTMNLWIELLSEATSVADMIEKAETKTKSADQTLKSNLKKALDATGDLERSYRSVALFFKNTESDKLKNVSFMNASLEQIKDLDNPIFFDTVSEEMKQNYDRLDLRDNYSLMVIPGYLGSNAVVEKWAKMAYANKVMLVTDFEHLDTPDDVMELFESANLSGGDIYRSNVMMACNWLVGRAKVGEVGEDDDLYVPPSGALAGTVYKTLMSQVAAGKKHGGLSEVDGVKFELKKSEIASLEKLGLVPMVNEYGKVMAFSAKTLFNGDNLGLQTYSVVRVFDYVTKVLIDFLNRRAFENWNSQTEKDLRSQITKWLDSVTGPGKLIESFRIGQLRQDPNQKDRVLIDIHMTPYFPAKAFMIKLDGQKGDDGMQWLAEYAKN; from the coding sequence ATGGCAGAACAAGATCAGGCTGCTTCGCAAGCCGAAGGTTTTAAAGAACGCGAGCAGGTACGTTTCGATAACGCATCACAAACATTAGAGCAAAGCTCAAATGCACTAGCAAAATTTGGCGGATTTGATTTATTAGAAGCAGTGGTTGATGGTGCTCAAAACCTTAACCCAGAAAAGAAAGCACGTAAAAAAATATTCTTAACCGAATCTGGCAAAAAAGTTGAACGTGAATCTCTTAAAAAGACCATGAATTTATGGATTGAGCTTTTATCAGAAGCTACATCAGTGGCTGATATGATTGAAAAAGCTGAAACCAAAACCAAAAGTGCCGATCAAACCCTTAAATCCAATCTTAAAAAAGCATTGGACGCAACTGGTGATTTAGAAAGATCTTATCGTTCCGTTGCATTGTTTTTTAAGAATACAGAATCTGACAAACTAAAGAACGTTTCTTTTATGAATGCCTCTTTAGAGCAGATTAAAGATTTGGACAACCCTATTTTCTTTGACACTGTGTCAGAAGAAATGAAACAGAATTATGACCGACTTGATTTACGTGATAACTATTCACTAATGGTAATTCCGGGGTATTTAGGATCCAATGCCGTTGTTGAGAAATGGGCAAAGATGGCTTATGCCAACAAAGTAATGTTGGTTACCGATTTTGAACATTTGGATACTCCTGACGATGTAATGGAACTTTTTGAATCAGCAAACCTTTCCGGTGGAGATATATACCGCTCTAACGTAATGATGGCTTGTAACTGGCTTGTGGGAAGAGCCAAGGTGGGAGAAGTAGGCGAAGATGATGATTTGTATGTTCCACCCAGTGGTGCATTAGCCGGAACAGTTTATAAAACATTGATGAGTCAGGTAGCTGCCGGTAAAAAACACGGAGGCCTTAGTGAAGTGGACGGTGTGAAATTTGAATTGAAAAAAAGTGAAATTGCAAGTCTTGAAAAATTAGGACTTGTTCCCATGGTTAATGAATATGGAAAAGTAATGGCATTTTCTGCCAAAACACTTTTTAATGGCGACAACCTTGGCTTGCAAACATATTCAGTAGTTAGAGTATTTGATTATGTAACAAAGGTACTTATTGACTTTCTGAATCGCAGAGCATTTGAAAATTGGAATTCACAGACCGAAAAAGATTTGCGCAGCCAGATCACTAAATGGTTAGACAGTGTTACAGGACCCGGAAAACTGATTGAAAGTTTCAGAATAGGACAATTAAGACAAGACCCCAACCAAAAGGACAGAGTTTTAATTGATATTCACATGACACCTTATTTTCCAGCCAAAGCATTTATGATAAAACTGGACGGACAAAAAGGAGATGATGGTATGCAGTGGTTAGCAGAATATGCAAAAAACTGA
- the vgrG gene encoding type VI secretion system tip protein VgrG, producing the protein MPVSIPTVTVSMQNHSGTVVYRNLVINQAVNDHHHFSFIWNVGTLNHDASSQLDIIKNNIGSIVTIEIDDNTFQGVITQISVHEQTDRTQSFTVKGQSLTILLDDIPHSASYYKKNLEKIINSTLEGIPSNVLKKDIAPQSKDEHHYITQYNETDWQFLQRLASRYGEWFYFEGSKLIFGSSGDSGATLQSGSNLTSYTIKANIVPNKFSYRSYDYHKGEPVNKELGSFSSDVQNDFSSATADKSKEIYSRATDRPMHNFNVINKGMAESIAELEMKRLAAQLLFATGESKHGGLKPGCKFTVKSNGSYEYIATHVIHLSNVVGHYENTFQAVPASVKVPPYTNPHVFRKADVQTAIVKENHDPDGINRLKVQFFWQKQNDMTPWIRLATPHAGGGKGMHFIPEKGEEVIVCFEGGDVEKPFVVNSIYSGQAKSGGGDADNYKKSIRSKSGALIEFDDELGQITLIDKSQNFIQIDGSGDITILSEKKITIESQKNDIELKAGKDIILKAKNNITLETETANITAKAQKDAELISKTAKLKLEGATGLTATAKSGGASLTASVGEAKIDGMTAKVNATATVDVIGAIVKLNG; encoded by the coding sequence ATGCCTGTTTCCATTCCAACTGTTACTGTAAGTATGCAAAATCATAGCGGTACTGTGGTTTATCGCAACTTGGTCATAAACCAGGCAGTAAATGATCACCACCATTTTAGTTTTATATGGAACGTTGGCACGCTTAATCATGACGCAAGTTCTCAACTTGATATTATTAAAAACAATATTGGTTCTATTGTAACTATCGAAATTGATGACAATACTTTTCAGGGTGTTATAACACAAATTTCGGTACACGAGCAAACAGATCGCACACAATCATTTACTGTTAAGGGGCAAAGCCTCACCATACTTTTAGACGACATTCCTCATTCAGCTTCATATTATAAAAAGAACTTAGAAAAAATCATTAACTCAACATTAGAAGGAATACCCAGCAATGTACTTAAGAAAGATATAGCCCCTCAGTCAAAAGATGAACATCATTATATAACACAATATAATGAAACCGACTGGCAGTTTTTACAAAGATTAGCCTCACGGTATGGAGAATGGTTTTATTTTGAAGGGTCTAAACTAATATTCGGATCTTCGGGTGATTCAGGCGCTACCCTACAAAGCGGAAGTAACCTTACTAGTTATACTATAAAAGCAAATATTGTTCCCAATAAATTTTCATACCGTAGTTATGATTATCATAAAGGCGAACCGGTCAACAAGGAATTGGGGAGTTTTTCGTCTGATGTGCAAAATGATTTTTCATCTGCCACAGCTGATAAGTCAAAAGAAATTTATTCGCGTGCAACCGACAGACCCATGCACAATTTTAATGTTATAAATAAGGGTATGGCGGAAAGTATTGCTGAACTGGAAATGAAAAGACTTGCTGCACAGTTATTGTTTGCTACAGGAGAAAGCAAACACGGAGGTTTGAAGCCGGGATGTAAGTTTACTGTTAAATCAAACGGCAGTTATGAATATATTGCAACTCATGTCATACACTTGTCCAACGTAGTGGGGCACTATGAAAACACTTTTCAGGCTGTGCCTGCAAGTGTAAAAGTACCGCCTTACACCAATCCTCATGTGTTTAGAAAAGCTGATGTGCAAACAGCCATTGTTAAAGAAAACCATGACCCTGACGGTATCAACCGATTAAAAGTACAGTTCTTTTGGCAAAAACAAAATGATATGACTCCATGGATACGGCTTGCCACTCCACACGCAGGAGGAGGAAAAGGGATGCATTTCATTCCTGAAAAGGGAGAAGAAGTCATCGTGTGTTTTGAAGGAGGAGATGTAGAGAAGCCTTTTGTCGTTAATTCTATATACAGCGGTCAGGCGAAATCAGGTGGAGGCGATGCTGATAATTATAAAAAAAGTATTAGATCAAAAAGTGGTGCATTAATTGAATTTGATGATGAACTTGGACAAATTACATTAATAGATAAAAGCCAAAATTTTATTCAAATTGATGGAAGTGGTGATATTACAATTCTTTCAGAAAAGAAAATCACAATAGAGTCTCAAAAAAATGATATTGAATTGAAGGCGGGTAAAGATATTATCCTTAAAGCGAAGAACAATATCACGCTTGAAACCGAAACGGCTAATATTACCGCCAAAGCACAAAAAGATGCTGAGCTGATAAGTAAAACAGCGAAATTAAAATTAGAGGGTGCAACCGGGCTTACAGCCACAGCAAAATCTGGTGGAGCTTCTCTGACTGCATCTGTTGGCGAGGCCAAAATAGATGGTATGACTGCGAAGGTGAATGCAACAGCTACAGTAGATGTTATTGGGGCAATTGTAAAATTAAATGGTTAA
- a CDS encoding ATP-dependent Clp protease ATP-binding subunit: protein MNITDNLSQEVKRSIQIAQALAKENSNSNFSAAHLLLASLHKELPLRQYLENAGKDFYFMEDWAEVRIESYPKASKVETPTGDEKILQLFEEAENIRIKLAKDEIDLISILGSICTPGIAFSYDQLKTFPITISEIMSENLANNELTNALNTKKIDNKQKNVNSGALAKFCIDKTALARDGKLEQIIGRDKEVRMISEILGRRSKPNVIITGDPGVGKTAMVNGFVLLITEGKVPENIKNAHVFELETGAFIAGASYKGEAEDRMKSIINDIKQYEKAILFIDNIHTLLDKNGATPGLSNILKPELSKGDLTVIGITTNENYRKHIESDETFNRLFELLKIEEPDENTAARMLNITVPYFEQHHKVKLADGVVLESVRLAKRYMKERSLPDSAIDLIDRTMSAIKMMSETSAEGISSIEQELSKLQEQKIKLSEEDQLKELQWIAQLLKSKLSSVLLSQLENNTDELKLSTSEELQTHLNSILSKLKELSNIKRDTIEKTDLAAIVAHKTGIPLGKLQAQEKEKLMNMDELLKKRVVGQDHAVKAVCEAILESRSGLSKPGQPIGSFFLLGPTGTGKTELAKSLAEFLFNDENSIIRFDMSEFKEEHSAALLYGAPPGYVGYEEGGMLVNKIRQQPYAVVLFDEIEKAHPSVFDLFLQIMDEGKLHDRLGKEGDFSNAVILFTSNVGSDFIVESFGKKVIPSTTELMEIMTRYFRPEFLARLTEIVPFSPITEEIVLNIFQIQLNNFIKILNLQGIDLAVEAKAKEYLAKSGFTPKYGARPISGVIRNQIRRPLSKKIISGEIKKGDKVNLSIDSNNELIWSNQSF, encoded by the coding sequence ATGAACATAACAGACAATCTATCACAAGAAGTTAAACGAAGCATTCAAATTGCCCAAGCACTTGCAAAAGAAAATTCTAATTCAAACTTTTCTGCCGCTCATTTATTATTAGCGTCTCTGCATAAAGAATTACCATTACGGCAATATCTTGAAAATGCCGGTAAAGATTTTTACTTTATGGAAGATTGGGCTGAAGTTAGAATTGAATCATATCCCAAAGCAAGCAAAGTTGAAACCCCAACAGGAGACGAAAAAATCTTGCAATTATTTGAAGAGGCAGAAAATATACGGATCAAACTAGCTAAAGATGAAATTGATTTGATTTCGATTTTAGGATCAATTTGCACTCCCGGTATTGCATTCTCATACGATCAACTTAAAACATTTCCTATCACTATTTCAGAAATTATGTCTGAAAATTTAGCAAATAATGAGTTGACAAATGCTTTAAACACTAAGAAAATTGATAACAAACAAAAAAATGTTAATTCAGGTGCATTAGCAAAATTTTGTATAGACAAAACTGCATTAGCTCGTGATGGAAAATTAGAGCAAATAATTGGTAGAGATAAGGAAGTGCGAATGATATCTGAAATATTAGGTCGCAGGTCCAAACCAAACGTAATTATCACTGGTGATCCGGGGGTAGGTAAAACAGCAATGGTTAATGGATTTGTGCTCTTAATAACTGAAGGTAAAGTTCCGGAGAATATTAAAAATGCACATGTTTTTGAACTGGAAACCGGAGCTTTTATCGCAGGTGCTTCTTACAAAGGAGAGGCAGAAGATCGAATGAAGAGCATAATAAATGATATTAAGCAATATGAAAAAGCAATATTATTTATAGATAACATTCATACGCTCTTAGATAAAAACGGAGCAACCCCGGGATTATCAAATATTCTAAAACCCGAACTATCAAAAGGTGATCTTACTGTTATTGGTATTACAACAAATGAAAATTATCGGAAACATATTGAATCCGATGAGACATTTAATCGTTTGTTTGAATTATTAAAAATTGAAGAGCCTGATGAAAATACTGCTGCGAGAATGTTAAATATTACCGTACCCTATTTTGAACAACACCACAAAGTAAAGCTTGCAGATGGTGTAGTGCTTGAATCTGTCCGTCTTGCAAAACGCTATATGAAGGAACGCTCTTTGCCTGATTCTGCAATTGATTTAATTGACAGAACCATGTCTGCAATAAAGATGATGAGTGAAACTAGTGCAGAAGGAATCAGTTCTATAGAACAAGAGCTTAGTAAGCTACAAGAACAAAAAATTAAACTATCTGAAGAAGATCAATTAAAAGAGCTTCAATGGATTGCCCAACTACTGAAAAGTAAATTAAGCTCGGTACTATTAAGTCAGTTGGAAAACAACACCGATGAACTTAAATTAAGCACCTCCGAAGAATTACAAACTCACTTAAACAGCATATTAAGCAAACTCAAAGAGCTTTCAAACATCAAACGCGATACAATTGAAAAAACCGATTTAGCTGCAATTGTTGCTCATAAAACCGGTATTCCTTTAGGAAAATTGCAAGCTCAGGAAAAAGAGAAGTTGATGAATATGGATGAGTTACTGAAGAAACGAGTTGTGGGGCAAGATCATGCTGTAAAAGCAGTTTGTGAAGCAATATTGGAATCACGTTCTGGTTTAAGTAAGCCTGGACAACCTATTGGATCGTTTTTTCTATTAGGTCCAACAGGAACCGGAAAAACTGAACTTGCAAAATCATTGGCAGAGTTTTTATTTAACGATGAAAACTCTATTATTCGATTTGATATGAGTGAGTTTAAAGAAGAGCATTCTGCTGCATTGCTTTATGGTGCACCTCCTGGATATGTGGGTTATGAAGAAGGTGGAATGCTAGTAAATAAAATCAGACAGCAGCCTTATGCTGTAGTTCTCTTTGACGAAATTGAGAAAGCCCACCCTTCTGTGTTTGATTTGTTTTTACAAATTATGGATGAAGGAAAACTTCACGACAGACTTGGAAAAGAAGGTGACTTCTCCAATGCAGTAATTCTATTTACTTCAAATGTTGGATCTGATTTTATAGTTGAAAGTTTTGGCAAAAAGGTAATACCAAGCACCACAGAGTTGATGGAAATTATGACACGATATTTCAGACCGGAGTTTCTTGCCAGATTGACAGAAATTGTTCCTTTTTCACCAATAACAGAAGAAATTGTCTTAAACATTTTCCAGATTCAACTTAATAATTTTATAAAAATACTCAACCTTCAAGGAATAGATTTGGCGGTTGAGGCTAAAGCAAAAGAATATTTGGCAAAATCAGGATTTACTCCAAAATATGGTGCCAGACCAATTTCGGGTGTAATTCGAAATCAAATAAGACGACCACTGAGTAAAAAAATAATCTCCGGTGAAATTAAAAAAGGAGACAAAGTAAATCTCTCTATCGATTCTAATAACGAATTGATTTGGAGTAATCAATCTTTTTAA